AGGTGGTTGACCGCCGTTCGTCCGGCGTCGACGTTGTCGCATGTCACCGAGCAGTCCTCCGGATCCGTTGAGGGGCCGTAGACGTACACCAGTGGCACGCCATAATCATGCCCCAGGCTGGGACGTGGGTTGGTCTCGCGTTGCACGATGAGCAGGCCGTCCACTTTCAGTGACAGCAGCTTCTCCACGTGCTGCCTTTCCAGTGCCGCATCTCCGCGGGCGTTGGCCAGCAACACGGAAGTGGATTGAGCGCGCAGTTCGTTTTCTGCCCCGATGAGAATCGGTGTGGAAAACCTGCCTTGCAGATCGCTGGTGACCAATCCGATGGTTCCGGACATGCCTTTGGCAAGGGACTGCGCGAGTTTGTTCGGACTGTAATTGAGCTGATCGGCGACGGCCAGTATGCGTTGGCGCGTTTCGGGGTTTACCCGTGGTTTGCCATGTAGGGCTTTGGAAGCTGTAGAGAGGGAGACGTGGGCTTCTTTCGCCACGTCTTCGAGCCGTGTTGTTTTCGCCATGCCTGTATTGTCTTTCCGGTATCAATCATTGCGCCTTATGCGCTTACCATGGTATAGCATTCTGCGAAATTTTTCGCAAAATGTTCTGATAGATAGATGCGAAAGTTTTCTCATATAAGAAAACCCTCGTTTACTATATTAGCGGTATTGATGCCAAGATTCTTAAAAGTAAGACAATTATCCTTGTTTTTAAACACTTTTAAAAATTTTTGATGACGATTTTGCATTTTGGAAAAAATATAATATGATGAGAAAGGGCTTTCGCTTTAGTGTTACTCAAAGGAGATATTTACAGTTTTTGCGAAAGTTTGAAAGCGGACAATCCGTAAATTGTTTCAAAGTTGAAGGATAAGAGAAAGAAGCCAATATGAAGTCTTTTAAACAGGCAGGCAGGATTCTTGCGGGAGTCGTTGCGGCAGCAATGCTGATTCCCATGGCAGCATGCGGCGGAGGCAGCTCCGATCAGGCGGCCAAGAAAGTCACGGGAGCCGGCGCCGATGACGGTACCACCATCACGTTGTGGACCCGTGCCCCGCTGGAACGTCAGGCAAAGAATGTCGTTTCCGCGTACAATTCATCGCACAAAAACAAGGTAAAGCTCGAGATCATCCCCAATGACGACATGGAAGGCAAGGTCGGCGGCGCCTCGCAGACGGACTCGCTGCCCGATATCCTGGCCGGCGATGTGGTCCGTATTCCGTATTGGGCTTCGGAGGGCATATTTACCGATATCACCAAGCAGATCAGCGCCTTGAAGAACAAGGACGATCTGCAGCAGGGCCATATCGAGGCCGGCACGGTGGACGGCAAGGAATATACGCTGCCCTT
The window above is part of the Bifidobacterium sp. ESL0704 genome. Proteins encoded here:
- a CDS encoding LacI family DNA-binding transcriptional regulator: MAKTTRLEDVAKEAHVSLSTASKALHGKPRVNPETRQRILAVADQLNYSPNKLAQSLAKGMSGTIGLVTSDLQGRFSTPILIGAENELRAQSTSVLLANARGDAALERQHVEKLLSLKVDGLLIVQRETNPRPSLGHDYGVPLVYVYGPSTDPEDCSVTCDNVDAGRTAVNHLISCGKHKIAIIGGDETFTAATDRAKGSLEALSEFGLEPAGPLRYGSWDESWGRAATRLLLDQNVDFDAVICQNDQLARGCIDALKQQGLSIPEDVAVIGHDNWEVLTKGSRPSLTSISNETEAIGGRAARYLMDAINGNVHHGVDYVPCRLIQRESTLPLD